A segment of the Microbacterium luteolum genome:
GGAGCCGATGTCGGAGACGGGGAAGCCCGTCTCGTCGGCGAGCGCGGTGACGGCCATGACGATGCTCTCGACCACGGCGTCGTCGCCCCAGCCGGTCGATCGGCGGATGCGGCCGAGGATGTCGCCGGAGCCGTCGACGGCGACCGCGTCGATCTTCGTCCCGCCGACGTCCAGGCCCACTCGAATCTGCCGACCGGCTCGGTCGGCGGTCTCTGCCCCGCTCATCGGATGGCGCTTGCGTCTGTCGTGGTGTCGGCGCGGGTCACGACACCCCCAATTGCCCGGAGAGCACCATCACCGCGGTTCCGCGCAGCACGATGTCATCCTGGTGGGTGCGGCGCACCACGACGTCTTCGAAGACGCCCTCGAGCGTGCGCGCATGCAGCGTCTCGATCGCCGCGTCGATGAGGATCCCGTCGAGCAGGTCGGCGGGACCGGAGAGCACGACCTCGGACAGATCGAGGGCCGCGACGATCGGGGCGATGGCGATCGCCATGCGCGTTCCCGAATCACGGAGGATCTCGTCCCGCGCACCGGGGTCGGCTGCGAGCGCCTCGCGCATGCGGCTGACGCTGAGCCACGCCTCGAGGCATCCGTCCTTGCCGCAGGCGCACCGCGGTCCGCCGTCGGTTCCGACGACGACGTGCCCGATCTCACCGGCGGCGAATCGGCTGCCGAGCAGCGGCTGGCTGCCCGTGATGAGTCCGGCGCCGACACCGCGTCCGAGCTTGATCAGCATGAAGTCGGCCTTGGCGTCACCGAACGTGTATTCGGCGAGCACGGCCGCGTTGGCGTCGTTGCGGGCCAGCACCGGAAGGTCGAGATCGACGCTGAGCTTGGCCTCGAGCGGGAAGTTCGACCAGCCGAGGTTGGGCGAGCTGAGGACCACGCCGTCGGGGCGCACGACGCCGGGGGTGCCGATGCCGACGCCCAGCAGAGGCTGCGTCGACGCCGCGACGAGCATGCGCGCGAGCTCGAGGGTCGCGGCGTACACCGCGTCGCCGTCCGGAGACTCCGGACGGGCGACCTCGCGACGTTCGAGGACGTCGCCGTCGAGGCTGAGCACGGCGCCCTCGAACGCGCTCGGACCGGAGAGATCGAGCCCGAGGATCTGATGACCGATGCGGTCGATGTCGATGAGGATCGGGGGCTTGCCCGGCCCCACGGCTTCGCGCACTCCCATCTCGATGACGATCCCGTCGGCGATGAACTCGGCGACGAGGTCGGAGATGGTCACGCGGGTCAGTCCGGTCTCGCGCGAGAGGTCGGCGCGGCTCATCGCTCCGGCGTGATACAGGGTCTGCAGGACGAGGGCGCGGTTATGACCGCGCGCGTGCTCGGGCAGCACCTTGGACCGGGAGCGAAGGTGGCGGCCGGGGCCGAAGGCGTGGGCATTCGCACCGCCGTACTCCGAGGGCGATGCGGCACGCTGTTCATCCGAAACGGACATGTTTGTTAGTAGACCTTACGAACAAAATTTGTGCAACCTCTGCCGCGAGGCGGACGGCGAGGGTTACCGAAACGTTACATTACTTTCGAGGCGGAACGGGGCGAGAATCCGAGAGCTCCACGAGCCGGGCGACCAGCCCCGCGACGATCGCCTCCCGCGCCTCGACGGTGAGAGGCTTTCCCGGGACGCCGGGGCGCCGCTGATCCGGTGCCGGGCCGTCCTGGGGGCGATAACGCACCCCCGCGACTTCCAGGCGGCGCAGGTGCGTCGGGAGTCGCCGCCCGAAATCAGCATAGGGCGCTGGTTCCCCGCCGGCCCAGAGCCGTTCGGCGATCGCCGCGACCCGGGGGAACATCGCGAAGTCGACCCGGTCGCGCGTGGGCAGATGCTCGCTCCACACGTTCGCCTGACCGCCGA
Coding sequences within it:
- a CDS encoding ROK family transcriptional regulator, which encodes MSVSDEQRAASPSEYGGANAHAFGPGRHLRSRSKVLPEHARGHNRALVLQTLYHAGAMSRADLSRETGLTRVTISDLVAEFIADGIVIEMGVREAVGPGKPPILIDIDRIGHQILGLDLSGPSAFEGAVLSLDGDVLERREVARPESPDGDAVYAATLELARMLVAASTQPLLGVGIGTPGVVRPDGVVLSSPNLGWSNFPLEAKLSVDLDLPVLARNDANAAVLAEYTFGDAKADFMLIKLGRGVGAGLITGSQPLLGSRFAAGEIGHVVVGTDGGPRCACGKDGCLEAWLSVSRMREALAADPGARDEILRDSGTRMAIAIAPIVAALDLSEVVLSGPADLLDGILIDAAIETLHARTLEGVFEDVVVRRTHQDDIVLRGTAVMVLSGQLGVS